CAAAGCAAATCAGGAAACCATGCATTCAAACATCatataaaacacaaaaattaAGTTGAATGTACTTTATTTCTCGTATTCATTAACTTTTGCTAATAGCCACATATTACACTTCATTCTAAAATGTGATTGTCTGCATTAAATAACTTCTCTCTTTAAAAGCTGATCTTTGATGTGGTGCGATTCGTTCAAGGATTGTCACAGCACACGTACATGTTTGATAAGAGACACTGACATGAAGCAGAGCCTCGTTTAATCGCTCAATGTCATATCAAAAGGTTAAAACATCAAAACGTAAAGAATATGGTTTCGTCAAGCAACAAACTGCTCTTCGAGTTGTCAGTtatacaatacaaaaaaataaaactactaTGTATAGAGCTCCAGCAACATAAACACAAGTGTAAAATAGACTTTTATGTGTGACTGCAGTACAAAAGCTCTATAAATTACTGTATAAAAAGCAACAAACAAACCTGAAAGCCTGAGACAAGAGGATCAACCCTCTGCTTTGATTTAGAAAGGAAAACAAAGATTTATAAGTCTCCAAAAAGCTTGCCGAAAGATCTCGCTGTGGCAGGGTGTGAGGGAAGCGGTCGGTTTTCACACGACCGTCCGCTCACCTCGACATTTCCTGCAGCTGCCGTAGATGACGGAGAGCAGATAGGCACTGGCGGTGAGGCAGGCGAAGACGGAGGCAGTGAGGTAGACCTTGTACAAGCAGTGATGTTTGTAGACGTCCAGGTTGCAGTAGGAGTTCTTTTGGGTTTTGTAGATCATGATCCCAATGGTGGACAGATACAGCAGTGTGGCGACAACATCGTGGATGATGTTGCTTAACAACCAGCGTTCTCCTCCGACGACAGGAACGAGGTCCTGCTTGTCCAGAAGCGTGAGGATGAAGATGGCTAACGTGAGGAGCCAGAAAAGCACGGCCACAAACAGCACATAGTGAATGGAGCCTTCATACTTGTTGGCTGCGATGGTGACCCAAAGCCCGGCTCCCAGCAGGATCTGGAGAACCCGTACAATCCCGATAAAGCTCTTGAGGAATTCCAGGAAACTTCTCTTCACCTGTGGCTGAGGGGGCATCTCCTCTTTTTGTTGAAGAAAACTCCTGGGAGTTCAGGGTGGGGGCTGTCGGCCACAAACAGAGAAACGAGGAGAAGAAAGAGCCAGCAGCAGAGGTAAGGAGCAGCTGATAAGGGTTTAGGAGGATGAGAACCCTGCAAACGCACACAGAATGAATCTTCTGCACGGCCCCGGGGTTTTGAAATGACTTCTGTCTGTTGGTCTCTTCCGTTTCCTGTGGTAACTGTTGAGTCGTGTCTCCCTCCCCCTCTTTCCAAGCAGAGAACGGGAGGAGAAACAGAACAGAGGGCAGGACTTGAAACAGTAAGCcctttctcctcctcctcttccttgtCGTCCATCACTCCCTCTCAGTTAGCTAGTTAGAAAATTCCTGTGAGTGCAAACAGTGGCCCCTAAAAGTGTTTGGATACTTTAGCCACACTAAAAATTGTCTATGTCTTTGAATTAgatgaaaaataaaatcaaacttggcagcgttttttttttttttttttttaaacaagacacTTTTTaggataaatattttaaatttgagAGAAAGAATTTGCTTACTTTCTGGctgtcatacactcttaaaaataaaggtgctttaaaaaggtCCTTTACagcgattccatagaagaaccatttttggttccacaaagaattaTTTAGTTAAAGGTTCTTACGTTTTTGTTATCCGAAGAACCTTTTTCCGCCATtaagaactttttgtgaaacagagagGTTcattagatgttaaaggttatttatggaaccatttaaacaaaaaaggttcttatatggcattgtgaagcacctttatttttaagagtgcatgctGAGGACTTttcatattcagattttttttaaaaaactgaaaattgcTAGTTCTGAGACATTGTCTAGCCTCATTTGTTTATAAATGCAACTTGGTATACATTACATTGCTAAATATATTACTTAAAGttatagttcatgcaaaaatggaaattgtgtcattaattactcaccctcatgttgttccaaacttgtaaaaccattgctcatcttcagaacacaaattaagatatttaagaaatctgagagctttctgtccctgcatagacagtaaagcaactgacacattcaaggcccagaaaggtagtaaggacatcgataaaatagtccatgtgacatctgtggttcaatcttaattttatgaagctacgagaatactttcgtGTGACGTAATTCAACAAGTTTTTTCTTTACGAACCAAAATGTACTCtagtagctttataaaattaagtttgaaccaCAGACGTCACATTGACTaaggtttggaatgatatgagggcgatcatttttgggtgaactatccctttaaaaacatgGAAAATCATTGAAAATCTTGGGGTCAGTATAGTTTTCTAATGTTAAGTTCCttacataaaaataaaggtgctttatgatgccatagaagaaacctTTTTGTCTacatggttccataaagaaccattaacatctgaagaacctttctgtttcacaaaggttgaaggttcttcagattataaaaagctaagaaagagatggttttttGAAGAACCTCTGACTacatggttctttgtggaaccaaaaatggttattttatggcatcactgtgaagaaccttttaaagtgcctttatttttaagagtgtgttctCAACAAGGCTGagaactagggctgcacgattaatcgcacgatgttgtgaggcgcatttagtcaatgaaaccggtactttgattagtagtaaatctccatcacgtgcgttcagcgttcggcaattaatacacagaggcgtaaatcactgacaagctacgccaaatcgcgctcaaaatcgaatgcgatttttgagcgcgatttggcgtagcttctcagtgatttacgtctctgtgtattaattgacgctccagctgaacgcacgtgatggagatttactactaattaaagtaccggcttcattgactaaacgcgcctcacaacatcgtgcgattaatcgtgcagccctactgagAACGGTAAAAGAACAAGATTTAAGTCACTTTACTTTCAAATTATGttaaactgtcacttttgatcatttaaatGCA
Above is a genomic segment from Garra rufa chromosome 2, GarRuf1.0, whole genome shotgun sequence containing:
- the marveld1 gene encoding MARVEL domain-containing protein 1, coding for MPPQPQVKRSFLEFLKSFIGIVRVLQILLGAGLWVTIAANKYEGSIHYVLFVAVLFWLLTLAIFILTLLDKQDLVPVVGGERWLLSNIIHDVVATLLYLSTIGIMIYKTQKNSYCNLDVYKHHCLYKVYLTASVFACLTASAYLLSVIYGSCRKCRGERTVV